One window of the Anolis sagrei isolate rAnoSag1 chromosome 5, rAnoSag1.mat, whole genome shotgun sequence genome contains the following:
- the RHOH gene encoding rho-related GTP-binding protein RhoH, with translation MVLNSNSLPRIVPSNSILDFEEMLDSVKCVLVGDSAVGKTALLLRFTSETFPDMYRPTVYENTGVDVFLDGVQISLGLWDTAGGDSFKGIRPLSYQQADVVLMCFSVANRNSFLNLRNKWVTEIRTHLPRIPILVVATQTDQRETGPHSAACVSPVHGKRLAKDIRAKGYVECSSLSNRGVQQVFECAVRTAVNQARKRARRNLFSVNECKVF, from the coding sequence ATGGTGTTAAACAGTAACAGCCTTCCTAGGATTGTGCCTTCAAACTCTATTCTAGACTTTGAGGAAATGTTGGACTCAGTCAAATGTGTTTTGGTAGGAGATTCTGCCGTTGGGAAAACTGCCCTGCTGCTGCGTTTCACATCAGAGACGTTTCCGGATATGTATCGGCCAACAGTTTATGAAAACACAGGTGTCGATGTTTTCCTAGATGGTGTCCAGATTAGTTTAGGCCTTTGGGACACTGCCGGCGGTGATTCCTTCAAAGGCATACGTCCGCTTTCCTACCAACAAGCAGATGTCGTCTTAATGTGCTTCTCGGTGGCCAATCGCAACTCCTTCCTCAACTTGAGAAACAAATGGGTCACGGAAATCCGGACACACTTGCCCCGGATCCCAATTTTAGTGGTGGCGACCCAAACTGACCAGAGGGAAACGGGACCTCATAGTGCAGCCTGTGTCAGCCCGGTACATGGCAAGCGACTAGCCAAAGACATTCGGGCCAAAGGCTACGTGGAGTGCTCCTCTCTCAGCAACAGGGGAGTGCAGCAGGTTTTTGAGTGTGCCGTCCGGACAGCAGTGAATCAAGCAAGAAAACGAGCCAGGAGGAATCTTTTCTCTGTCAATGAGTGCAAGGTGTTTTAA